The proteins below come from a single Salinilacihabitans rarus genomic window:
- a CDS encoding V-type ATP synthase subunit I: MLRPERMSKVSVTGSKAVMADVIGAVHELNRLHLSDYDGTWQGFDNGDPISGAEEASEKLVTVRALESTLDVDDDDVEPDSGRLEDGWEERLEEVRTRVNDLDDERSEVRERLRRVEERIDRVAPFAELGIDLDLLSGYESVDVVVGEGDLAEIEAALEAADEIRAYETFTGDSESDVVAIVAAPADDADVDAGESVVDDALVGIEFASHDIPETDRSPDAYVRELTEERRDLEATLEEVDTEIERIRNDEAGFLLRAEEALTIEVQRAEAPLQFATTPRAFVAEGWIPTAEYDRLVATLSDAVGDSVEVEELERADYDRHGAPTHTEDVQQGGPAAAEDEEADREPQKAATDGGEASGADRSSSEARADGGVVTMDDTPPTVQSNPSPAKPFEVLVKAVSAPKYGELDPTIFLFLTFPAFFGFMIGDVGYGILYVAIGYYMYSRFESTGVTALGGIGMWAGGFTILFGLLYGEIFGLHELGEIVWGGHPPMEKGLSPATVDYAYAWLIASVVVGIVHLNVGYVLDFVENVSHGLTDAIFHSGSWILMINGLWIWIFSAHGESQKPEFLFTAFDGQPYDLGFAGFPEMALVTIPGVGTLTLPLLVFLVGLVMLGISDAPELAEALSVLVNALSYTRMAAVLLAKAGMALVVNLLFFGMYEDPDGEWHFLTDHDPSYVAEHYGDAADLVFPGLMHEGVAGLLGGIVILVLGHLLVLALGVTSAGLQAVRLEYVEFFGKFYDGGGRNYEPFGYDRNHSED; the protein is encoded by the coding sequence ATGCTCAGACCTGAGCGGATGAGCAAGGTCTCGGTGACGGGATCGAAGGCCGTCATGGCCGACGTCATCGGGGCCGTCCACGAACTCAACCGCCTCCACCTCTCGGACTACGACGGCACCTGGCAGGGCTTCGACAACGGCGACCCGATCTCGGGCGCCGAGGAGGCCTCCGAGAAGCTGGTGACCGTCCGGGCGCTGGAGAGTACGCTCGACGTTGACGACGACGATGTCGAGCCCGACTCCGGTCGCCTCGAAGACGGCTGGGAGGAGCGCCTCGAGGAGGTCAGGACCCGCGTCAACGACCTCGACGACGAGCGAAGCGAGGTCCGCGAGCGGCTCCGACGCGTCGAAGAGCGGATCGACCGCGTCGCGCCGTTCGCCGAACTCGGGATCGACCTCGACCTCCTGTCGGGGTACGAGAGCGTCGACGTCGTCGTCGGCGAGGGCGACCTCGCGGAGATCGAAGCGGCCCTCGAAGCCGCAGACGAGATCCGTGCCTACGAGACGTTCACCGGCGACTCCGAGAGCGACGTCGTCGCCATCGTCGCGGCGCCGGCCGACGACGCGGACGTCGACGCCGGAGAGAGCGTCGTCGACGACGCCCTCGTCGGTATCGAGTTCGCCAGCCACGACATCCCCGAGACCGACCGGAGCCCGGACGCGTACGTCCGGGAACTCACGGAGGAGCGCCGCGACCTCGAGGCGACTCTCGAGGAGGTGGACACCGAGATCGAACGCATCAGGAACGACGAGGCCGGCTTCCTGCTGCGCGCCGAGGAGGCGTTGACCATCGAGGTCCAGCGCGCGGAGGCGCCGCTGCAGTTCGCGACCACCCCGCGGGCGTTCGTCGCCGAAGGGTGGATCCCGACGGCGGAGTACGACCGGCTCGTCGCGACGCTCAGCGACGCCGTCGGCGACAGCGTCGAGGTAGAGGAACTCGAACGGGCCGACTACGACCGCCACGGCGCGCCCACCCACACCGAGGACGTCCAGCAGGGCGGCCCGGCGGCGGCCGAGGACGAGGAGGCCGACCGCGAGCCCCAGAAGGCCGCCACCGACGGCGGTGAGGCGAGCGGCGCGGACCGATCCTCGTCGGAGGCACGCGCCGACGGCGGCGTCGTCACGATGGACGACACGCCGCCGACGGTCCAGAGCAACCCCTCGCCGGCCAAGCCGTTCGAGGTGCTCGTCAAGGCCGTCTCGGCGCCGAAGTACGGCGAACTCGACCCGACGATCTTCCTGTTCCTGACGTTCCCGGCGTTCTTCGGGTTCATGATCGGCGACGTCGGCTACGGGATCCTCTACGTGGCCATCGGCTACTACATGTACTCGCGGTTCGAGAGCACCGGGGTCACCGCCCTCGGCGGCATCGGGATGTGGGCCGGCGGGTTCACGATCCTCTTTGGCCTGCTGTACGGCGAGATCTTCGGGCTGCACGAACTCGGCGAGATCGTCTGGGGCGGCCACCCGCCGATGGAGAAGGGGCTCTCGCCCGCGACGGTCGACTACGCCTACGCCTGGCTGATCGCCAGCGTGGTCGTCGGCATAGTCCACCTCAACGTCGGCTACGTGCTCGACTTCGTCGAGAACGTGAGCCACGGGCTCACGGACGCGATCTTCCACAGCGGCTCGTGGATCCTGATGATCAACGGGCTGTGGATCTGGATCTTCTCGGCCCACGGCGAGAGCCAGAAGCCCGAGTTCCTGTTCACCGCGTTCGACGGCCAGCCGTACGACCTCGGCTTCGCCGGCTTCCCGGAGATGGCGCTGGTTACCATCCCCGGCGTCGGCACGCTGACGCTCCCGCTGCTCGTCTTCCTCGTCGGGCTCGTAATGTTGGGCATCAGCGACGCGCCCGAACTGGCCGAGGCGCTGTCGGTGCTCGTCAACGCCCTCTCGTACACCCGGATGGCGGCGGTGTTGCTGGCGAAGGCCGGAATGGCCCTCGTCGTCAACCTGCTGTTCTTCGGGATGTACGAGGACCCCGACGGCGAGTGGCACTTCCTGACCGACCACGACCCGAGCTACGTCGCCGAACACTACGGCGACGCGGCGGACCTCGTCTTCCCGGGGCTCATGCACGAAGGGGTCGCCGGCCTGCTCGGCGGCATCGTGATCCTGGTGCTGGGGCACCTCTTGGTGCTCGCGCTCGGCGTCACGAGCGCCGGTCTACAGGCCGTGCGTCTGGAGTACGTCGAGTTCTTTGGGAAGTTTTATGATGGCGGTGGCAGGAACTACGAACCGTTCGGATACGATCGAAACCACAGTGAGGACTGA
- a CDS encoding V-type ATP synthase subunit E — translation MSLDTVVEDIREEARARAEEIRDEGEARAEEITSAAEADAEEIREQAEREAEREIEQLREQRLSSAKLEAKQKRLEARRDVLGEVRERVEEELASLPDDTREELTRELLDAASVEFEEGNDVKVYGRADDRELIESILEDYDGYEYAGEYDCLGGVVVEGEGSRLRVNNTFDSMLEDVWEDNLREISDRLFEQ, via the coding sequence ATGAGTCTGGACACAGTCGTTGAAGACATTCGGGAAGAGGCCCGCGCGCGTGCGGAGGAAATCCGCGACGAGGGCGAAGCCCGCGCCGAGGAGATCACCTCGGCAGCGGAGGCCGACGCCGAGGAGATCCGCGAACAGGCCGAACGCGAGGCCGAACGCGAGATCGAGCAGCTGCGTGAACAGCGTCTCTCCAGCGCGAAGCTGGAGGCGAAACAGAAGCGCCTGGAGGCCCGCCGCGACGTCCTCGGGGAGGTCCGCGAGCGCGTCGAGGAGGAACTCGCCTCGCTCCCGGACGACACCCGCGAGGAGCTGACCCGCGAACTGCTCGACGCCGCGAGCGTCGAGTTCGAGGAGGGCAACGACGTGAAGGTGTACGGTCGGGCTGACGACCGGGAGCTGATCGAGTCGATCCTCGAAGACTACGACGGCTACGAGTACGCCGGCGAGTACGACTGCCTCGGCGGCGTCGTCGTCGAGGGCGAGGGCTCGCGGCTGCGGGTCAACAACACGTTCGACTCGATGCTCGAGGACGTCTGGGAGGACAACCTCCGGGAGATCAGCGACCGACTCTTCGAGCAATGA
- a CDS encoding V-type ATP synthase subunit C, which produces MSTGSSNPEYVNARVRARRAVLFDDEDYRKLIRMGPSEIARFMEETEYEREINALGTRFSGVDLIEYALNRNLAKHFHDLLDWSEGRTYDLVARYLRKFDVWNVKTAIRGIYTDTPADEIRPDLIRAGELEDATLERIVEADSIEDVVELLRGTIFYEPLSEAYERYEETDVLVPLENALDRTFYEHLLDDLGRPQEGPGAMYVEFLEAEIDFRNARNALRLARSGADLDPAEYYIEGGVLFSRSELRRLVSDYDALVSHIADSRRYGDRLSEALSWLREADSLIQFEHALDAALLEYSDRLSSIYPVSISAVLSYILAKEREVENIRAIARGREVGLAENEIEEELVIL; this is translated from the coding sequence ATGAGCACTGGTTCCTCGAATCCGGAGTACGTGAACGCCCGCGTCAGGGCGCGTCGAGCCGTGTTGTTCGACGACGAGGACTATCGGAAGCTGATCCGGATGGGGCCGAGCGAGATCGCGCGGTTCATGGAGGAGACCGAGTACGAGCGCGAGATCAACGCACTCGGTACGCGCTTTTCCGGCGTCGACCTGATCGAGTACGCGCTGAACCGCAACCTCGCGAAGCACTTCCACGACCTGCTCGACTGGTCCGAGGGGCGCACGTACGACCTCGTCGCCCGGTACCTCCGGAAGTTCGACGTCTGGAACGTCAAAACCGCCATCCGCGGCATCTACACCGACACGCCGGCCGACGAGATCCGCCCGGACCTCATCCGCGCGGGCGAACTCGAAGACGCGACGCTCGAACGCATCGTCGAGGCCGACTCGATCGAGGACGTCGTCGAACTGCTGCGGGGAACGATCTTCTACGAGCCGCTCTCGGAGGCGTACGAGCGCTACGAGGAGACCGACGTGCTCGTGCCCCTCGAGAACGCGCTCGACCGCACGTTCTACGAGCACCTGCTCGACGACCTCGGCCGCCCCCAGGAGGGCCCCGGGGCGATGTACGTCGAGTTCCTCGAAGCCGAGATCGACTTCCGCAACGCGCGAAACGCCCTGCGGCTCGCGCGAAGCGGCGCGGACCTCGACCCCGCGGAGTACTACATCGAGGGCGGCGTGCTGTTCAGCCGGTCGGAGCTGCGCCGGCTCGTCAGCGATTACGACGCGCTGGTCTCGCACATCGCCGACAGTCGCCGGTACGGCGACCGGCTGTCCGAGGCCCTCTCGTGGCTGCGCGAAGCTGACAGCCTTATCCAGTTCGAGCACGCACTAGACGCTGCGTTGCTCGAGTACTCCGACCGACTCTCGAGCATCTACCCGGTCTCGATCTCGGCCGTGCTCTCGTACATCCTCGCGAAGGAACGCGAGGTCGAGAACATCCGTGCGATCGCCCGCGGTCGCGAGGTCGGGCTCGCCGAGAACGAGATCGAAGAGGAGCTGGTGATCCTATGA
- a CDS encoding V-type ATP synthase subunit F, with protein sequence MSQEIAVVGSPEFTTGFRLAGVRRFEDVPDAEKDESLDDAVATVMEDEDVGIVVMHDDDLEYLSRNVRNEVETSVEPVVVTIGSGTGGGGLREQIKRAIGIDLMDDNNE encoded by the coding sequence ATGAGCCAGGAGATAGCCGTCGTCGGCAGCCCGGAGTTCACGACCGGCTTCCGACTCGCAGGCGTCAGGCGATTCGAGGACGTTCCGGACGCGGAGAAAGACGAGTCGCTCGACGACGCCGTCGCGACCGTCATGGAGGACGAGGACGTCGGGATCGTCGTCATGCACGACGACGACCTCGAGTACCTCTCGCGGAACGTCCGGAACGAAGTGGAGACGAGCGTCGAACCGGTCGTCGTCACCATCGGGAGCGGTACGGGTGGTGGCGGGCTTCGTGAACAGATCAAGCGCGCCATCGGCATCGACCTGATGGACGACAACAACGAGTGA
- a CDS encoding ATP synthase subunit A has translation MSQAEETETVQEDGVIESVSGPVVTATDLDARMNDVVYVGTEGLMGEVIEIEGNLTTIQVYEETSGVGPGEPVENTGEPLSVDLGPGMLDSIYDGVQRPLDELEEKMASAFLDRGVDAPGIDLEKQWEFTPTVEEGDEVAPGDVVGEVPETESITHRVMVPPGYEGGEVTSIEAGEFTVEEAVAELDSGEEITMHQEWPVREPRPAAEKETPTIPLVSGQRILDGLFPIAKGGTAAIPGPFGSGKTVTQHQLAKWADADIVVYVGCGERGNEMTEVIEDFPELEDPKTGKPLMSRTCLIANTSNMPVAARESCIYTGITIAEYFRDMGYDVALMADSTSRWAEAMREISSRLEEMPGEEGYPAYLAASLSEFYERAGLFQNINGTEGSVSVIGAVSPPGGDFSEPVTQNTLRIVKTFWALDADLAERRHFPAINWNESYSLYRQQLDPWYRENVADDYPEIRQWAIDTLDEEDELQEIVQLVGKDALPEDQQLTLEVARYLREAWLQQNAFHDVDTYCEPEKTYRMLQAIETFSDEAFDALDAGVPVDEITDVDAIPRLNRMGTAEEYDEFIADLESDLKEQIRELY, from the coding sequence ATGAGTCAGGCAGAAGAGACCGAAACCGTCCAGGAAGACGGTGTAATCGAAAGCGTGAGCGGTCCGGTCGTGACCGCCACGGACCTCGACGCCCGGATGAACGACGTCGTCTACGTCGGAACGGAAGGGCTGATGGGCGAGGTCATCGAGATCGAAGGGAACCTGACCACGATTCAGGTGTACGAGGAGACCTCCGGGGTCGGCCCCGGCGAACCCGTCGAGAACACGGGCGAACCCCTGAGCGTCGACCTCGGGCCGGGGATGCTGGACTCCATCTACGACGGCGTCCAGCGCCCGCTCGACGAACTCGAGGAGAAGATGGCCTCGGCGTTCCTCGACCGCGGGGTCGACGCGCCGGGCATCGACCTCGAGAAGCAGTGGGAGTTTACCCCCACGGTCGAGGAGGGCGACGAGGTCGCCCCCGGCGACGTCGTCGGCGAAGTCCCCGAGACCGAGAGCATCACCCACCGCGTGATGGTCCCGCCGGGCTACGAGGGCGGCGAGGTGACGTCGATCGAGGCCGGCGAGTTCACGGTCGAGGAGGCCGTCGCCGAACTCGACTCCGGCGAGGAGATCACGATGCACCAGGAGTGGCCGGTCCGCGAACCGCGCCCGGCCGCCGAGAAGGAGACGCCGACGATCCCGCTCGTCTCGGGCCAGCGCATCCTCGACGGCCTGTTCCCGATCGCGAAAGGCGGGACCGCGGCGATCCCCGGCCCGTTCGGCTCGGGCAAGACGGTCACCCAGCACCAGCTCGCCAAGTGGGCCGACGCGGACATCGTCGTCTACGTCGGCTGTGGCGAGCGGGGCAACGAGATGACCGAGGTCATCGAGGACTTCCCGGAACTGGAAGACCCGAAGACGGGCAAGCCGCTGATGTCCCGGACGTGTCTCATCGCTAACACGTCGAACATGCCCGTCGCGGCCCGCGAGTCCTGCATCTACACCGGGATCACCATCGCGGAGTACTTCCGCGACATGGGCTACGACGTCGCGCTGATGGCCGACTCCACCTCGCGGTGGGCCGAGGCGATGCGCGAAATCTCCTCGCGGCTGGAGGAGATGCCCGGCGAGGAGGGCTACCCCGCGTACCTCGCCGCGTCCCTGTCGGAGTTCTACGAGCGCGCCGGCCTGTTCCAGAACATCAACGGCACCGAGGGATCGGTGTCGGTCATCGGCGCGGTCTCGCCGCCGGGCGGTGACTTCTCGGAGCCGGTCACCCAGAACACGCTGCGTATCGTCAAGACGTTCTGGGCGCTGGACGCCGACCTCGCGGAACGCCGGCACTTCCCGGCGATCAACTGGAACGAGTCCTACTCGCTGTACCGCCAGCAACTCGACCCCTGGTACCGCGAGAACGTCGCCGACGACTACCCCGAGATTCGCCAGTGGGCGATCGACACGCTCGACGAGGAGGACGAACTCCAGGAGATCGTCCAGCTCGTCGGCAAGGACGCCCTGCCGGAGGACCAGCAGCTGACCCTCGAGGTCGCCCGCTACCTCCGCGAGGCGTGGCTCCAGCAGAACGCGTTCCACGACGTCGACACCTACTGCGAACCGGAGAAGACCTACCGAATGTTGCAGGCGATCGAGACGTTCAGCGACGAGGCGTTCGACGCCCTCGACGCGGGCGTCCCGGTCGACGAGATCACCGACGTCGACGCCATCCCGCGGCTCAACCGGATGGGGACCGCCGAGGAGTACGACGAGTTCATCGCGGACCTCGAATCGGACCTCAAAGAACAGATCAGGGAGCTGTACTAA